The bacterium genomic interval ACGCCACCGCCTCTTTCACCGATTCGTCGGACGCGACCCGCCCGTCTTCCAGTGTAATCACCCGCCGCGCCCGCTTCATCACTCGCGGATCGTGCGTCGAAAACAGGAAAGTCATTCCATGCTCGCGATTCAATCTCTCCATGATGTCCAGAAGATTTTCCGCCGAGGCCGAGTCGAGATTGGCGGTCGGTTCATCGGCCAGAACATACGACGGCATCGAGGCCAAAGCCCGCGCCACCGCCACCCGCTGCTGCTGCCCGCCCGAAAGCTCACTGGGCCGCCGGTCCATTTCCGCATCGAGACCCACCGAATGAAGAAGCTCCTCGGCGCGCGCCTCGCGCTCGACTTTCGGCCGCTTCTGCAGGAGCATAATGAACTCCACGTTCTCCCGCGCCGTCAAAACCGGAATCAGGTTGAAGGCCTGAAAGACGAAGCCGATATGATGAAGACGGAATCCGATCAGTTCTCCGGCTCGCATCGTGGCCACATCGCGCTCATTCACCACCACGCTGCCCGAGGTCGGCTTGTCCAGTCCGCCGAGAATGTTCAAGAGCGTCGTCTTGCCCGAGCCGGACGGGCCCACAATAGCCGCGAATTCGCCCTGCTCGATGGACAGCGTGACTTCGTGCAGCGCCGTGACGGGCACGCCGTTGTCTTCGTAGGTTTTGGTGATTTTGTCGGTTCGAATAACCGCCATGTCAAACTCCCTTGTCAGTAGGTGCGAATCGCGTTCACCGGATTCAACCGCATCGCCTTTATCCCCGGATAGATCGCGGCGAACAACGCGGTAAGAGTCACCAGTATGATGATGGTCGGATATTCGGCCAGCGGAAGTGATGGATAGAGAATCGCGCTCATTCCGAACATCTCGAAACCGCCCGCAACGAAGCTGAGGTCAATTCCCACCTTGCCGATGATCTCAATTGTCGCGGCTCCCATTCCAATGCCAATGAATGCGCCCAGAGTCGTAAGAAAGATCGTCTCCAAGAGGATCATCAGAAAGATCTGCGCGTGGTTCATCCCGAGGGCAATGACGACTCCCAGCTCACGTACGCGCTCCAGAACTCCCATGAGCATCGTGTTGGTGATTCCGAACACCAGCGCTAGTAGGATAGTAATCAGGAAAATGTACACCCACTGCCGCGTCATGTCGTTCATCGCGCCCATCTCAGGTTCCAATTGCCTCCACGTCGCCACTTCCAGATTGGGAAACTGCCGTTGCAAAGCAGCCTGCAGATCGTCGAGTCGTTTGACGTCGCTTCCCAGCACGGCAATTTCGTGGAATTCGCCGTTCATCTCGAACGTGTGATCCAGGTCTTCGCGCAGCGCGAAGATCATTCGCTTGTCGAACTCGGTGGACACGGTCTTATAGATGCCGACCACCCGGAACGCTCCCCCCGCGATCGAGCCGTCCGCCGCCTGTGCCGTGAGCACGATCTTGTTCCCCACCTTCACTCCGAGTTTTTCGGCCAGCTTCCGCCCGATCACCACCGGATTGCGCGCCTTTGACGCGAAGTAGTCACCTTCAATGATCTGCGTATGAATGCTCGTTACGGCGGCTTCATTCTCGGGAGAGATTCCCATCATCACTACTCCCGTGCCAGTCAGCGGCGAGCTGGCCATACCGGCCACCACTGCGCGCCCCGTCGCTTTGCGAACGTTCGGCTCATTCCGCACCGCCCGCAGAACCTCTTCGCCCTTCGGAATAACGTTTCCGATTTCCATGTGGGCACGGAAGTCGGGATGATGGATCTGCAAATCGGACGTACGAAGCTCGATAGTGGAACTCACCATCTGCTCGACCATACCGAACGACAGCGCCGACGAGAACAGTCCCGCCCACAAGCCGAACGCAATCGCCGCCAGAATGACCGCGCTGCGTTTCTTGTTGCGCCAAACGTTGCGCCACGCAATAGACCAGATCATATTGGGCTATACCGGTAAATTCTCCGTTGTGGCTCTCCTGAGCCGCAAAGGCACGTCCTTGTCGCAGCGGCGAATCTCCCGATTCGCCCCGTTCAATGTTGCCGAAATGTTGCCGAGGGGTGACTCTGGAGAGTCACCACCGGGAGAAGAAGGGTATTTCGTAGGGGCGCATGGCGATGCGCCCGCTCCATGCCAAGTCGGGTTAAGCGCTCAATATCTTTTCCTGAGGAACATTTCGCTGCGCGCAACCCGGCCGGAACTATCCCGTCCGCAGTGCCGTCACCGGATCGAGCCGCGACACCCGCCACAGTGGATACAGCGAGGTTATCAGAGCAATGACGAGTACGGACAATGCCTGCCAGAGAAAA includes:
- a CDS encoding ABC transporter permease, which gives rise to MIWSIAWRNVWRNKKRSAVILAAIAFGLWAGLFSSALSFGMVEQMVSSTIELRTSDLQIHHPDFRAHMEIGNVIPKGEEVLRAVRNEPNVRKATGRAVVAGMASSPLTGTGVVMMGISPENEAAVTSIHTQIIEGDYFASKARNPVVIGRKLAEKLGVKVGNKIVLTAQAADGSIAGGAFRVVGIYKTVSTEFDKRMIFALREDLDHTFEMNGEFHEIAVLGSDVKRLDDLQAALQRQFPNLEVATWRQLEPEMGAMNDMTRQWVYIFLITILLALVFGITNTMLMGVLERVRELGVVIALGMNHAQIFLMILLETIFLTTLGAFIGIGMGAATIEIIGKVGIDLSFVAGGFEMFGMSAILYPSLPLAEYPTIIILVTLTALFAAIYPGIKAMRLNPVNAIRTY
- a CDS encoding ABC transporter ATP-binding protein, which translates into the protein MAVIRTDKITKTYEDNGVPVTALHEVTLSIEQGEFAAIVGPSGSGKTTLLNILGGLDKPTSGSVVVNERDVATMRAGELIGFRLHHIGFVFQAFNLIPVLTARENVEFIMLLQKRPKVEREARAEELLHSVGLDAEMDRRPSELSGGQQQRVAVARALASMPSYVLADEPTANLDSASAENLLDIMERLNREHGMTFLFSTHDPRVMKRARRVITLEDGRVASDESVKEAVA